The DNA segment TGACCAGCAATTTGAAAATTTGCCAATATTTTGGTTTTAACATCTGCTAAAGCACCACCAGGAACACTATTGCTGACTTGCCCTCCAGAGTTGATTTCCTGAAATAATTGGTCTACAGACCAACTACTTATTCGCTCTTGATTATCTGGTAAACCGATATAGTGTCCAAAATAAGCACCCATCCCTAGGGCATCTATTTTATGATTGTAACAAGGTCTATTTACCCACAAGGGACAGTCTAAAGATTGAATTGATGCCCAAGTATTAGCTCCTTGACTGCCTAATACACATACAACAGATTTAGGTCTATCTGCAAAGACATTTTTCCAGATTTCACAAACTTCTGCGGTTCTCTTACCATGCCAATTTAATCTTTTAATCCAGGCACTTTGTGGGTATTGTGATGCTGGCCATTCTTGTATAGCTTGTTGTTCTACCCAAGTACCTTGAGGAAATGAATAATTCCAAACTTCGTTGGAGTACTCTACATAAACTTTTAAATTGGACTTGAGATTTGCCTTAACTAGATTGGCAAAATTAGTTACATAATTATTATCTGCCATGTGAGGCATATTGAACCAAGGACTAGCATTAATTTTGTTAGACAAAGATACCATCACTTCAATAGGGGCACTTCCCTTTGTATATGTAGCGCTTGCTGGTAATGGTCTTTTGTCCCAGAATTTTTCTAGTGAGCCATTAATATTCATCCAATCCATGAATCGAATTACTTGAAAACCTCGAAGTTTATCGAGATATTGCGGTCTAAATATCTGAGTATTTACTTTCCCCTCATCTTCAGCTTTAACTAAGATAATATCGCGAATATAGTTCCCATTTTTTTGAGGATCTGTACTAACAATATCAATCCAAATTTTACGTCCTGTAGTTGAATCTACATTAATAATATCTCTACCTAGTTGAGTTTGTATAAGTTGAGCGGCACCACCATAAGAAAATTTCCCTT comes from the Merismopedia glauca CCAP 1448/3 genome and includes:
- a CDS encoding cellulose-binding protein, with the translated sequence MKNKFFIQLYWLLFFHLSFLAASQIISKPLPARAVGNNTASPVGINLGGITYYSTDFPFINAFKNADKWRTVCVNTDPGCTGSQFTKEENLLQVDRNGWVKSLPTREDSPIYTRVRTFLFADVGNRYPGGQYVVLYKGEGKFSYGGAAQLIQTQLGRDIINVDSTTGRKIWIDIVSTDPQKNGNYIRDIILVKAEDEGKVNTQIFRPQYLDKLRGFQVIRFMDWMNINGSLEKFWDKRPLPASATYTKGSAPIEVMVSLSNKINASPWFNMPHMADNNYVTNFANLVKANLKSNLKVYVEYSNEVWNYSFPQGTWVEQQAIQEWPASQYPQSAWIKRLNWHGKRTAEVCEIWKNVFADRPKSVVCVLGSQGANTWASIQSLDCPLWVNRPCYNHKIDALGMGAYFGHYIGLPDNQERISSWSVDQLFQEINSGGQVSNSVPGGALADVKTKILANFQIAGQRNLKLFAYEGGQHLTGVGAVANNNNITNLFITANRDPRMYDAYTTLLNYWKYNGGSLFMHFNYVNPSSKWGSWGLLEHIDDQTSPKYQAVKDFIRNNP